The DNA region AATCACCCAGGCCAGATCAGCGCTGGTTATGCTCCTGTCCTGGACTGTCACACTGCTCACATCGCCTGCAAGTTCGCAGAGCTTAAGGAGAAGATTGATCGCCGCTCTGGCAAGAAGCTGGAGGACAACCCTAAAACCCTCAAGTCTGGAGATGCTGCCATTGTGGATATGGTTCCTGGAAAGCCAATGTGTGTTGAGAGCTTCTCTGAGTACCCTCCACTTGGTAAGTTCAAGTGTAGAGGATTTGTTGAATTTCACCACGCTTCCCAACACACTTTTTTCACCCATCAAAGGCTTTGTGACTACACTGCTAGTCATACGAGATGAAACCATGACCTAAAATATCTAGCTCTACTACTCTTTACCTTGCAGGTCGTTTTGCTGTGCGTGACATGCGCCAGACTGTGGCCGTCGGCGTGATTAAGGCCGTGGAAAAGAAGGTCTCCACCACCGGTAAAGTTACCAAGTCCGCCCAGAAGGCCCAGAAGAACAAATGAATGTTGTGCTACTCTGCCGACCCCAAGGTCTCCCAGGGCAGGACATCGGTCATCCAACTCAATCCGACAATTGGCTGCTTCAACCTAATAATCAAAGACTGGTTAATCATCACAATGCATCGCAAAAGCATTCGAAGGAAAGAACAACATTTAGATCTTAAGTCCTTGAGGCAGCACTCCTGACTTCATTTTAAGTGTTTAGATTACCATTATGTACTATGTCATATCAAACAGATAGTTTTAAATGTGCACTGTTGATTTGGTTCAAGGCAATATTTTTCTGTGAAATTGAGACATTGAACAATTAGAGGTATTGAAATGTATCACCGCTGTAGCTCTCTGGAGTGCAGGCACTGGTCTCTTTACATGGTATATGTTGTGCTTATGTCTTGCTTTTAGTGTTTGTTTGCAACTACATGGTGCTCTGTAGGAGCCTATACAAGATGATAAAACTACGTTGTTTGGAGTAGTAGATTAGTAGTAGTTAGTGATTTGTTGTGTTTAAGCTATAAAAAGCACTTAAATGGTCCAAATGTGTCCTTCCCGAGGGACTCTGACTAGACCACCTGTTGATTCTTAAAGCACTTTGATTGGCGTTTTGCTAACTTTGCACTTCCACTGGAAAAGCTTAAATTGGCATAAGCTACTTTGACTTACTGTAAGATGGCATGAGCCTCTTTGTTACATTAAACATGTTTCAACCAAAATGTTGAGTTGTGgtcattagtcattttttttctggGTGTGCCGCAGAGAAGTGACAGGGCAACAGAAGGCTGTATCTTCCCCATCTTGTTTACTGTAGTCTTAAATAAAACTGGTCTGACAGAAATCAGAGCATTCTTACTATTCACACTTGTGTCCACAAGATGGAGGTATTGGTAGAGGAATAAAAAAGGAATTTAATTTTCAAATGAATTGTAAGACTATTTACCAGAAAACACATTTACCAGAAAAACTGAAAGGGGCGTGCTAAGAGGCGTGTTCTCCTACACTTGCCAGAAAATCTTCCGAGTATAACTGCCAGAGCAGTGTCATTCCTATCATTGCATCAACATGACTGGTAGAGGGAGACCGGGCAAGGCAAGGAGTCCAGACACAAAGTGTGCCACGTGTAAAACTAGACCTGAGGAATTGAAACCATATGTGCCCAAAAGTCCAGGGAAAGGCTTTGCAGAAGAGAAGCAGAAACGTACCACAAAGGAACAGAAACCAAAGGTGCAGAAAAAGGCAGTCCGCTTTGAAGAGAAGCCACATGTACAGAGCACCTGTAAAGACAAGACCACAAAACCATTCACAGAGAAGACCAACAAGCAGCAAAGTACACCTACAGAAATAACAAAGGTTCCTGTACAAGTCACAAAAGCCTGTGCTAAAAGGGCTGAAACAACAGAACAATCTGTAGAAAAGATAACGAAGACGCCAAAGGACACTACAAAGGGCTCTTTGAAGCccacaaaagcaaaaaaatgtgGTGGGAAGGCCAAATCGGCAGAAAAAAATTTAGAGGAGCTGACAAAGGTACAGCCAGATGCACCAAAGGACACCACGACGGCTTCTATGAAGACAACCAAAGCAAAAACATGCGCTGACAAAGCCAAATCACCAGGAAAAATCAAAGAGACAACCACGGAAATGCTGCCAGAGACCCCAAAGAAGACCACAAAGGTTTGTGTACCACAAGAAAGGCGTGAAGACAAAGTAAACTCTATCCTCAACAAAACTCTGGAAAATCTGAAGATTAAAAGGGACGAAAGATCAGATGCAGCAGAAGTCAtcaataaaatagtaaaaactATAACCGTGCATTTGAAAAAGAACACCCAGTGCTTTAAAGAAGTAACCGACCTTCCTACTGGAAGTTACTATGAAAATCTAAAGGTAAGCCACTAAAGTCGGAGTTCCCTCAAACAAACACTGGGTTCCATATTTTTTGATGAAAGGGGTTAGTGGTCAGTATGTGGTGCATGGCACttcaattaaaataaatgtactcACATTTGGAACGTTACAATTATGTCATTATATATTTCGTGTTGCATTAAACAGTGATGTTTTTATCTAAACAGATTTCTAAACCTGATGAATTCGACATCATGCTGGCCATTCCTGTTGACCGAGTGAACGTTAATCCATTCGGAGATGATGGAGCCTATTACAGTGTGGAATTAAAACGTGGCGAGAGCCCTTTGCAGAAATTTCTagagaaaaacattttatcCGCCAGTAAAATGCTTAAGGAGTTCAGGGACGAAGTGAAGAAATGTGTCAAGCGATTCCCAGGTGAGGACCAAAATTAGCACTTTTTACAGCTCAAGCACTAGTTTGAAAGCAgcagtttttcaaaacactacacccaATTAGCAGAACACCTCAAGCCCTtcgcaaaatgaaacactcttgcaaaaactttacactaatttataaaaatcatattttgttACTATTGAAACACACGTTTCATATTACTTAATTCAGTTAGTTGTTGCTAACCTAATACACTTTCAGCAATTTGACTTCtaagtgattagagtactgtaaatgtaaagtacacagagaaagtgcaaatatacaataagttcaccaaacactagaccacaagaccaatgctgcagactgagggaaatataatgtatttctctccatatacccaaatcagtcaacatggagaatcacaacaaaagatgtcccagttttcattgGTACACatgcataacactgttagctcagccaacaacagacaaacataagaTACTGTATCCAGTAGGCTACAGGTTacaattacagaaaaaaaaggaagatctGAAAAGAACTGAAAATACTAGTCTTACTTGCTGCATTTTTATAGTGCTTGAACCTGATCGGTGTGTCTAAAATTAGGCAACCATGTGTTTACGCACGTGATGGCTGTGTGTCTAATgaatacaagtgtgtttagtgttttgcaaatcactgtgtgtattgCATTGCAAAAAGTGTGAGGCTGACATTGTGCTTACAGTGGTGCACATCTGCGCcagtgttttgctccttgagtgtaaggttttgataattgtgtaatacttttgatttcagtatGTAAGCCATGGGCAAAAACTGAATTTTTTGGGTTGGTCAAATAAAGTATGGGAATCAGTCACTGTGGCAGCCAGAAACAAAATGTTCCGACTACATCCCGCAGTATACACAACATGCATTTTACCCTCGCAATTCTGTCTTAGATGGGAATATATGtcaatgtttaataaaaaaagatccaGAGAAATAAATCTTAAAGAAAATGTCTGATATAGCAAgattgtatacagtatattataataataaatacatttgtatttcctgttttttctttcagaatgggtggtggaaaaaaaagaaaataggctGCCCTGCAGTGACCCTAACCACAACAGTACAATCAATCGCCATTTCACTGGATGTTGTTCTCAGTATCATGGTTAAATCAAGCTGGCCACCTTTCACCAATGAAGGCATTAAAATAGATGGCTGGCTGGGAACTAAAGAAAAGCAGGAATACAAGCGAAAGCCATATTATCTAGTACCAAAATACGAGGGCAGGGGCAATGTGGAAAATGACGGGGTCCTTGCCAAGGGTAAGTCTAACTCTTAACTTAGCCGAACTCTTAATGTGCACACCATTCTGGGGGTTTCATGTGAACTGTTTCATGAATTAAGACTAGAAAAAAGGGAAGCATTAAGTTCCCTTGCCCCTTGGCTAttatgggtaacactttacttgaaggtatcgacataagagtgacatgacactgtcatgacacagtcctGACACATGAACCATAACCCTAACTATaactaaaaacaaatgacacttcctaaaagaagcgttatgacacattcatgacagtcaTGTCACATTCATGACAGTCATGTCactcactcttatgtagataccttcaactAAAGTGTAACCCTATTTTCTCTTCTATGACATGCAGATACTTGGCGTGTTTCATTCTCTCATATTGAGAAAGCCATACTGAAGAATCACGGATCGGAGAAGACATGCTGTGAGAAAGCCGGAGCACGATGCTGCAGGTTAGATTTGAACTGACTTATTCCTGAAGTTCAAGTATAACAATGTATAGATTTTCTTGTATCCAAGTCAACTTATTTCCATCACGTAGAATATAGATATaaagttgaaataaaaaaatatctctaTGTATGTTTGGAAATAATGACAATCACATAATTATTGTCCTCAGCTAATAATCCATAACAGTATATTCCTTTCTCTTTACATACAGGAAGGATTGTTTGAAGCTCCTAAAGCACCTTCTCAAACTGCTGAAGGAAAAAGACTCCTCATTTGACAAGTTCTGCTCCTACCATGCCAAGACCACACTCTTACATGCTTGCTGCTCTAGAACTAAAGACAGTGACTGGATAGGCTCAAACCtgagcagctgttttcagctgcTTCTAAAGGACTTTATAGGGCATCTTGAAGCTGGTGTACTCAACAACTTCTTTATCCCAACTCAGAACCTGCTCTCCGGTCCCACCCAGTCCAAGTGCAAAAGTCTGGCTCTTCGTATCAGGGAGGAATGGGAAAATGGATTTCCTATTTTTAAGTGACAACTTCACAGCCTTTGGGTACGCtactttggtttatttttggttttggtaGATGGAATTTTGTGAAGGCAGAACATCAACTATGTTTGGTCTACATGCAGACCAACATCAGCAGCAGAACATTTTGATGTGTACTTTGGGTCAAGGGTTAAATTCTAATTGTCTGCTGACCACACTCCTCACTGTTCGGTTACATGCTTTCCTGGGCTCCGCAATCATTTTGAGGAGGGTACTGTTTTATATATTGTGTCCTATTGATTTTCATTAAATGTCATGTAACTATATACTTTAGCTCTGGCATGTAGTAGTTTCACATCATTACATTTCTCCTCTGAAGCTAAGGTTGCTGGGTGCAAGATTGGATCTAGTTTAGGTCACTGTTCATTCGATATGGGAATGGGTATGTTTGTATGATAGCCATTCCAGTGTAGCCTAATGGGGACACTTTGTAAAACCACAAATTAAAAGTGGAGAGGGCACCTGGTGCAGcacgcgcccatatacagaggctcagtccttgatgcagcggcgttcggttccgacctgcggccctttgctgcacgtcattccccctctctccccccctttcaagtctaaactgtcctatcaaaataaaggcctaaatatgccaaaaatataatctttaaaaaaaaaaagaagtggagAAATGTTAATTCTTTCTctacatttaatattgtattgtcCCTTTTGAATTGTATTGGTAAGGTATGTTTTGTGTTGCAGATATAAAGGTGGAACAATGGGTttattctgtttctgtctcttgcTCCAGCAGACATCCACCCTAAATcgttgcattttgtttttgcaccttcaacaccttcacacacacttgacacacatccacacatggCTTTCATTACCGACTTTGTTAATCTACACACTCCATTGTTGgatttgtgttaactgtaatTCAATAAATTGTTGGTTTTAAGTAATATCTTGCATGGAGTCCGTCCTTGTCGCATTCCCTGAGCCCGTTTGTAACAATAGTGTGTCATagaaatgccacaaaaaaaaacccaatatatttcataaaaaaagtcaatgtTATAAGTTATGTATGCATAAAAATTGTTGAAAagaaatgtcataaaaatgtcacaaaagtcatagtatagttggatacattttttttttaaataaatcattgtaAAGTATTCCACAAAGAAGTTGTGTATAGcataaaaatgacatcaaatattcatagtatagtttgtcataaaaactttgtgaaaaaagttataattaAGTACGTCATTAAATGTTGTCAAAAAGTTAAACTttcataaaatgtcaaaacagtcataatatagtaattaatgaaaaagtaaaaaaaagtcagtatagtatgtcattaaaatttcatcaaaaaagtcatagtatagtatgtcattaaaatgtcATCATCAAAATCagtgtcataaaaatgtcaaaaaagtcaaagtatgtcattgaaaaagtaataaaagataaaaaaatatataatatagtatgttataaaaatgtaaaaataaatcatagtatagtcaAAAATCTCGTCAAAAGGTCATAAAAATCtctaaataaatgtcaaaaaaatcatagtataataaatcataaaaatatcATCAAAAAATAGTTtggtatgtcattaaaaaagtcacagtatagtaggtgattaaaaaagtcaaaagtcataatatgtcataaaaatgtcaaactcaTAGGATATTATgtcagaaaaatgtcaaaaaagttatagtatacgTAGTAGGTCatacaaatgtaaaagaaagtcttagtatagtctTTCATTAAAatttcattaaaagtcatagttaaGTGTCATAAAGTCAAAAACGTCATTATATtaggtcataaaaaattcatcaaaagtcttagtatagtatatcatagtatagtatgtcataaaaatgtcataaaaacctcatcaaaaaaagtcagtctggtcaaaaaagtcatagtattgtgtgtcataaaaaaacgcataaaagtcatagtatgtcataaaaatcaaATTAATATAGTgacagaaaaatgtcaaaaaagtcatagtatagtaggcctatgtcataaaaatctaattaaaaagtcacagtatagtatgtcataaaaaactcgtcaaataaatgtaaaaaaaaatgatagtaTATCAACATATTGTCAAAAACTCAGTATataaactcagcaaaaaaagaaatgcccCTTTTTCAGgacactgtattttaaagatacttttgtaaaaatcaaaataaCTTTAGAGAGCTTCATTGTAAagggtttaaacaatgttttaaaaCAATTAATGAACATGCACCTGTTGAATGTTTGGATTTTGACTCCCCCccctttgttcagggacacattattccatttctgttagtcacaaCTCTGTGAAAATTGTTCAGTTTATGTCTTTGttgttaaatcttttaatgttcatacaaatatttgcatgttaagtttgcttaaaatataaatttaaatagaaaaatataCGTTTTTGctgagtatagtatgtcaataaaaaagtcagtaaagtaagacataaaaatgtcaaaaaagtcatagtatagtatgtaaaaaatgtaaaagtgaaaacttatagtatgtcataaaaaagtcatagaatagtatatcAAAGAAATAtcaacaagtcatagtatagtatgtcattgaAAGTCATaaaatccatagtatagtaggtcataaagaaattgtcaaaaaaagtcatggtatagtttgtcataaaaatcctaaaaaatttaataaaaaagagctaatttaaatagctcaagttactgtattgtgtgaacagttcagttcatttaatatttagggcctgagcgccgacagcggtGAAGGATCTTTtggaactgaaggaattattattttcccagcaaattaattgcctttttgaggggattagcattcaaaaactcaccaaaatagGCAGTCGCATCAagcctggtgaaaatgtacgtattttaagggtttcgggaacaGGTGCGgtgaatttacctgatgaaggtctgagaccgaaacttatttttctaaataaattactgcttgcgtaatggtcagtgtgcgggacttTCTCTACGCttttgatctgctacttttgatcatatcagATTTCCTATGGGGAacaggcgcacaaaaatggctcgctagcgcctcctacaaagttaaaaataattgagcccctgcagtacgtttaacgtagactaacgaaacttggtacacatatgtagcatgtcaagacgtacaaaaaacttaattggagccataccctaaacccaacaggaagtcagccattttgaattgaacattcaaaattagtgcgattttggccatttccacgtgtcgtactttaaaggtcccacgacatggtgctctttggatgcttttgtttagtggtcccctaatactgtatctgaagtctctttcccaaaattcagccttggtgcagaattacagccattagagccagtcccacaatgagctttccttagttagtttcagagcagagaaaggggaggtaaccttgctccttatgacctcataaggagaagattccagatcggcccatctgagctttcattttctcaaaggcagagcaggatacccagggctcagtttacaactatcgccatttctagtcagtatgggggaccatagacggcggccattttgtgtgtttcgcCATCGACACAGGAAGTGTGTGTAACtagagtgtacattgtccagcTGGCTCGAAACGTTTCatgattcataagagtccaaccctgaggacattTACTGGACAAAACTGactcaaagtcatagcgccccctagtggcaacaggaagtaggcctaaaagtcaaggtgctatacttttacgaactcctcctagataTTTCATCCTATGGACTTCAAATTTGCTCTgtaccatctcaacaccttaaagatgaaaagttcttaaaaaaaaaacttggccattttgagtgtttagcgatgaacgagAAAGTGGATGTAACTACTATTGTCATATCTGCTTGAAATTTCCCACAATCAACaagagtccaggcctgaggacatataTCGGCaaatattgacttttggtcatagtgcCCCCCGCTGccaacaggaaatcagccttatatgacaaacatcttccaatttacatgaaacttagaatgtgtggtcattgaactcagcagagttccttattcattggcaatggtttggcctgccccctatgcttaagccacaccccttttcataactggtgacccgtttaaggtcttgtgtgaggtgtcattgaactcagcagggagttcccttttcattggtgacgatttgcggtgtctgagtgcgGCGCAAATGCacagtcgcaaggagcggcgtccaccagtaaccccgacgcgcagAGGTGCGAGGGCCGTCCAACGCttcttgcagctttaatttgtgttgtttattttgagGGGTGccaatgttccaccaaaatttGTTCCTACCTGAGACTATTTTGGAGAGCGACCATCACTGAGTCCGgaacttagcgccgcccaagacaattgtgattggtttaaagaaatgcccataatatatctgtggtgtagccagaccttactctacagcgctgtggagataggtctcaAAATGCAAGACTAAGTTTGTTATAAAAATCATAATATAGTTTATTATAAAAGTGATATTATAGTATaccataaaaaatgtcatacaagtcatagtacagtttctcataaaaagtcatagtatagtatcataaataaaaacatggtaTGAGAACGAAAATCAACTTTTAAAAGACTGCTAGAATGTTAATTCTATCACAGTGCACCTAACCTGTTTAACAAGCTGGTCACAGGCAAGTATTTTAATCTTGAGGCCTCTGAATTATTGCATAAACAATTCATAATAACCTAGATAAGACACCTAAACATTTTCACCACTGTAACATACTAGAAAAAAATAACCACCTGAGCTGGGATAATGATATCAAACATGCAGATATGTTTTGACTCTAGAAAATAATTTACAGCATGGGTCTTCCACAACTCAAGAAATAGAAATCAGATTTCAAGGAGTCACAGGAGGAAACTGCATTTCCCACTATGCAAATCTACTTTCATTCAATCTGTCTTTTCAATTAAAGCAGCTCATTAGTGGAATGTTGTATCAGCCTACGTAACGAACCCCTTACAGGTCTAGACAGCTAAAAACATTGCTTACAAGCCACCAAATCTATCAACACTAGTTTGGATGCCTCCATCATTTGGCAAATGTCTGTCATTAAACCTTGTAGGCTCTAAACTGTCCTGCTGCTTGACTGACCTTAGTGCTACTGCTGTCCTGTTGCTCACATTTGTCTTCATTTAGGTTTTTAATAAACTTCTGTAATTTAAACTGTTCCGTCAGTGTTTTTACTCTTTTAATTGATGCCCATGCGTACTGTACCCAGAGCATAGACATGTGTTACTTCTactgtaaattatgttttttaatcatAACTATTGTTTTAAAACTTACCCACCGGTTTACCCAGCTTCCTTGACAAAAGTGCTGACTAATCTTTTGAACCCCATTTAGAAAGACTAAGTCAACACCGTTTAGAAAGAATGTTTGGTAACCCTTTACTTTAAgctatctacataagagtgacatgacacatgaaccctaacttgtcatgacaaaaacctaatgacttactaaaagaagcattatATCAaccatttatgacttgtttaatgtttatgacacgttcatgacagtgtcacgtcactcttatgtagataccttcaagttcAGTTGTCAAAGCCACACATACAAAAGCTGGCATGGCATCCTTTCGTagtaaagaaaaacattgtgAAATATTCAGTTCTTATGGTAATCTGTTCTTGCTTTGATTTACTgctttgattttttatttttttttaccaaacatCTCTTGGCTCAGCTGAGCAAAGTCACGTCCGTCCGTCCgtgcgcccactctaccaactgagctatccaggtgcCCATTCAGGTAAACTTTTACCAAAATTGTGGAGGTATATAAATGGTGCAAAGCAGATTACTGTATCGTATTGTGAAATAGTACCAACTAAAGTTACCAAGCCAATAAAATGCACTGGGTGTCACATCTCTTCAAATGGAGAATTTATTATATGGATTTATTTCTGCCCAAATCCACAAATTAGataaacaaaatattcagcttgATACTAAACACTGCTATGGGTGGTGAGTTACAGACAGCCGAAAACATTGTAACAAACTAAATTgtgcattttaaacatttttaaaaacaggagCACAACATAATGAGGTATAACTACCTCACTGATAATGGATGATAATCcagcaaaacataaaacaaattaataaatcaaagaaaaaaa from Perca flavescens isolate YP-PL-M2 chromosome 17, PFLA_1.0, whole genome shotgun sequence includes:
- the cgasa gene encoding cyclic GMP-AMP synthase, translating into MTGRGRPGKARSPDTKCATCKTRPEELKPYVPKSPGKGFAEEKQKRTTKEQKPKVQKKAVRFEEKPHVQSTCKDKTTKPFTEKTNKQQSTPTEITKVPVQVTKACAKRAETTEQSVEKITKTPKDTTKGSLKPTKAKKCGGKAKSAEKNLEELTKVQPDAPKDTTTASMKTTKAKTCADKAKSPGKIKETTTEMLPETPKKTTKVCVPQERREDKVNSILNKTLENLKIKRDERSDAAEVINKIVKTITVHLKKNTQCFKEVTDLPTGSYYENLKISKPDEFDIMLAIPVDRVNVNPFGDDGAYYSVELKRGESPLQKFLEKNILSASKMLKEFRDEVKKCVKRFPVCKPWKIGCPAVTLTTTVQSIAISLDVVLSIMVKSSWPPFTNEGIKIDGWLGTKEKQEYKRKPYYLVPKYEGRGNVENDGVLAKDTWRVSFSHIEKAILKNHGSEKTCCEKAGARCCRKDCLKLLKHLLKLLKEKDSSFDKFCSYHAKTTLLHACCSRTKDSDWIGSNLSSCFQLLLKDFIGHLEAGVLNNFFIPTQNLLSGPTQSKCKSLALRIREEWENGFPIFK